A window of the Labrus mixtus chromosome 8, fLabMix1.1, whole genome shotgun sequence genome harbors these coding sequences:
- the cahz gene encoding carbonic anhydrase, which translates to MSHGWGYGAHNGPEKWGEDYPVANGPRQSPINIVPREAQYDSSLKPLKLRYDPSNAKGILNNGHSFQVDFVDDEDSSTLTGGPISGTYRLRQFHFHWGAGDDRGSEHTVNGIKFPCELHLVHWNTKYPSFGEAASQPDGLAVVGVFLKIGAANPRLQKVLDALEAIKSKGKQTTFPNFDAKTLLPASLDYWTYDGSLTTPPLLESVTWIVLKEPISVSPAQMAMFRSLLFTGEEETPCCMADNYRPPQPMKGRQVRASFK; encoded by the exons ATGTCTCATGGATGGGGATACGGAGCACATAACg GACCTGAGAAATGGGGAGAGGATTATCCCGTAGCTAACGGGCCGAGACAGTCTCCCATCAACATCGTCCCCAGAGAGGCTCAGTACGACTCGTCTCTGAAGCCTCTGAAACTCCGTTATGACCCCTCCAACGCCAAGGGCATCCTGAACAATGGACACTCCTTCCAGGTGGACTTTGTGGATGATGAAGACAGCTCCA CTCTGACTGGAGGTCCTATTTCTGGAACGTACCGTCTGAGGCAGTTTCATTTCCACTGGGGAGCCGGTGATGACAGAGGCTCCGAGCACACTGTCAACGGGATCAAGTTCCCCTGTGAG ctCCACCTGGTGCACTGGAACACTAAGTACCCGAGCTTTGGAGAGGCAGCCAGTCAGCCTGATGGACTCGCTGTGGTCGGGGTCTTCCTCAAG ATCGGTGCTGCCAATCCCAGACTGCAGAAAGTTCTGGATGCCCTGGAGGCCATTAAGTCCAAG GGAAAACAAACGACCTTTCCAAACTTTGATGCAAAGACACTCCTTCCTGCTTCTCTGGATTATTGGACCTATGACGGCtctctgaccacgccccccctGTTGGAGAGCGTCACCTGGATTGTCCTCAAGGAGCCAATCAGTGTCAGCCCTGCACAG aTGGCCATGTTTCGTAGCCTCCTGTTCACCGGAGAAGAGGAAACTCCATGCTGCATGGCCGACAACTACCGCCCCCCTCAGCCTATGAAGGGCCGTCAAGTACGCGCCTCCTTCAAATAA